One Polyodon spathula isolate WHYD16114869_AA chromosome 38, ASM1765450v1, whole genome shotgun sequence genomic window, TTAGGAACGAGAGCAGGCCATTTGGTCCATCTTACTTGTTTGGTTCCTAGTAAGCAACTGATTTCAGAACTGCATCCAGACGGCTCTTGAAAGATGCCAAGGAGAAACAGCTTTGGAAAACCATTGCACAAAATGTGGAGTTTGAAATAGTGACTAGGGTTGAGTGCACAGAGTAGTGCTCTTCAGAAGAGGCACTGGAGTTCTGTGCATCCTTTAACATGAACATTtgtgaatgagaggaggccactcaGCCCCTCAGTGCTGGTCccattcctagtagctgattgttCTCTGTATTGCTGGATAAACCTTACCAACATACTCAGTGACAGAGGCACTTCAGAAATCCAATGGTAGCAAAAGGGCAGCTACAAGGAAGAGGCTgtcattggtagaatggtagCACATAGTTTGACATTCATTTGGTGTCACAATGAACCATTGCACACTGCCAGCTGGAGCTGTGACAGACATCGCTTTCATGTGCAAATATTCTTCAGTTTAAACAGTTATTCCAATATTTTTGAATAAGGTCGAAAAATAACCCTGGTACTCTTATTAAATGACCTGTTAAAGCAAGGACAGAAACGCTGGTGTGTGTAGTGGAGTGTGTGTGATTGATTTCAGACATCAATGATGTATTTCCTGTGCATGGTATTTGTGCTATAGTAATATATAAACTCTGTGACATGAGTGAATATGAACATGGTTATTTTTGGCACTATACATTTCTAGCagtgcgatatcattttgtagtttctttgattacatgatgttaaataaaagatctaaataatgttaatagtatttatttatttattttaattatgtcacAATCcaaaaattttaggtgatgcaaaacctttgaccatagctgtaaaTATTATATAGCTGTAAGTATTTAAGTCTGTTTATACTTTTTTGCACTGACACAATACACTCCTGTGCAATGTTCGGTCTTTCTTACTTCTTTTGTCTTAGAACATCAGAACATTTTGAGCAACATTCAGTAACTTCTTCAAACCCTCCTCCGATCAGGAGGAAATATGTGCAGCACCTTGCAGAGCTCCACAAAGAGGAGAAGCACAGGCATCGCAGAGCTACACAGAGAGGAGAAGCACAGGCATTGCAGAGAATGGGGAGCCGGGTCCGTTTCAGAGCCGCAGTGGAGCCAGTTTTCCAAGTTTGACTGGGATCAATTAAATTCTGATATTCACTTCATACGTAGGAAACTGTACCCCATgtcagccatcttggctcaaaccATCCATAGATTACAATGGGGAGCCGGGTCCGTTTCAGAGCCGCAATGGAGCCAGTTTCCCAAGTGTGAATGGGATCAATTAAATTCTGACCTTGACTTCATACATAGGAAACTGTACCCTATGTCCGCCATGTTGGCTCAAACCCTACATAGATTACAATAGGTAGCCGGGTCCGTTTCAGAGCCGCAATGGAGCCAGTTTCCCAAGTGTGACTGGGATCAACTAAATGCTGATATTGACTTCATACATAAGAAACTGTACCCCATGTCCACCATCTTGGCTCAAACCCTATATAGATTACAATAGGTAGCTGGGTCTGTTTCAGAGCCGCAATGGAGCGAGTTTCCCAAGTGTGACTGGGATCAATTAAATTCTGACCTTCATACATAGGAAACTGTACCCCATGTCCGCCATCTTGGCTCAAAGCCTCCATAGATTACAAAGGGGAGCCGGGTCCGTTTCAGAGCCGCATTGGAGCCAGTTTCACAAGTATGACTGGGATCAAATAAATTCTGATATTGACTTCATACATAGGAAACTGTACCCCATGTCCGCCATGTTGGCTCAAACCCTACATAGATTACAAAAGGTAGCAGGGTCCGTTTTAGAGCCGCAATGGAGACAGTTTCCCAAGTGTGACTGGGATCAAATGAATTCTGATATTCACTTCATACATAGGAAAATGTACCCCATGTCCGCCATCTTGGCTCAAACCCTCCATAGATTACAATGGGGAGCCGGGTCTGTTTCAGAGCCGCAATGGAGCCAGTTTCCCAAGTGTGACAGGGATCAATTAAATTCTGATATCGACTTCATACATAGAAAAATGTACCCCAAGTCCGCCATCTTGGCTCAAACCCTCCATAGATTACTATAGGTAGCCGCGTCCGTATTGAGAGCCACAATGGAGCCAGTTTCCCAAGTGTGACTGGGATCAATAAAATTCTAATATTAACTTCATACATAGGAAACTGAACCCCATGTCCGCCATCTTACATAGATTACAATGGGGAGCCAGTTCCGTTTCAGAGCCGGAATGGAGCCAGTTTCCCAAGAGTGACTGGGATACACAGCCCTTCAAACGGAGCTTCTacgtggttgcatggctgaaaaaacacttgaaaattgacattttcaagtatagcacaatacagtgaagtgtgccacctaaggataggtacagcatcggaagcaaaaggtccacaaacttgtacctCTGCAGTGACTAACgcctcactgcgcatgctcgtcattttatagACTACATTCCGTAGCGTTaaagactacatttatcaggacgactcactgcgcatgctcgtcattttatggaCTACATTCTGTAGCCTTaaagactacatttatcaggacgactcactgcgcatgctcgtcattttatgaactacattctctagcgctaaagactacatttatcaggacgactcactgcgcatgctcgtcattttatgaactacattctctagcgctaaaaactacatttatcaggacgactcactgcgcatgctcgtcattttatgaactacattctctagcgctaaagactacatttatcaggacgactcactgcgcatgctcgtcattttatgaactacattctctagcgctaaagactacatttatcaggacgactcactgcgcatgctcttCATTTTATGAAGCGCTTTGCAATTTTGACtcacattctctagcgctaaagactacatttatcaggacgactcactgcgcatgctcttCATTTTATGGACTACATTCTGTAGCCTTaaagactacatttatcaggacgactcactgcgcatgctcgtcatatTATGGACTACACTGGGGAAGCGCAGCGAGCAGAACACTGAGCAGAAGATCGGAAGCGATAAGAACGTTGGGTAAGTCACAGAATAAAGCGCGTGTCGGGTGGCGGGTGCTGTTCAAATTCTACGCACTCATCTGAAAAAGCGCATCATGAAATCAATACTAGCTTGTGAAATAGCAAGGAAACAGCTTTGAGACAGGCAGCATTGTTTGGGGTGCACAGCGAGTCCTGTAAGCACTACAGTAGTGATCTGGAAACAATAAGCAGTTGTTTCTGCTGTCAGGCAAGCTGATACGTTCAACTGTTGGAGATTCTTAACGAGTCTTCATTCGGAAAAGTCTGCGCAATTAACTTCAGGCGCGCACAGTTTAATCAGGCTGCAGTGACCTGCAGTAATCATGTTCTACCGGAAAACAGCAATTCCTTATTGAATGTTTGCTCCTGTGCATTCTTTGGAATGTGCATTTatcactgtgtgcattgcacCAGACAGCAGACTCTGTCATCTCTCTGCAAATATAGTTTAGGCTAAAAGATACAGTCACCCTCCTTTCAGCGTTACTCTGCAGGAccagtagagagagagagcagaggtagGAGCTAGACAGCATTTACCATGGAACAGTATGTGAAAACCGAGGAAGCAAAACCTATTTCAAGAAGAGCAttaccaatgtgtgtgtgtgtgtgtgtgtgtctgtctgtctatctatctatctatctatctatctatctatatatatatatatatatatatatatatatatatatatatatatatatatatatatatatatatatatataggttgttGAAAGGTTTGCTGCAGTGTGCAAAGCAGTCCAGTGAACAGGAGAAGCCTGGTAATATAACCTCATGAGGCAGCAGTCCTGGTATTAAACTACAGCCGCTCACAGCGCTTTGTTTGAAAGCCCCACAGTGTTTGTTTCCATGGACACGACTCATCCACAGTGTTCCAGTTAGAAGCCCTTCTCTCTGTTTTCTTCAGATGAGTGAAGATGTCATCTTTGAGAGTCAAGCCAGGGCAGAGGTTGACAATGTTGGACTGGCACACCAACAGCCACCTGATCTCCAGCAACGCAGAGAGGCAGCGCTGGGGCTCACACTGTACCCGCCAGGAGGCACGCGGACTGCGCTATGAGACCAGCAACAAGGTGCAGCTCCGTTATTACCAGCCCTGTGCCTTGTTAATGCCCCCAGACACAGGACTGTCCCATACACTCAGAGCAGTACACTTTATAGagacactcactctctctctctctctctctctctctctctctgtttctcagaGTAAATGGGACGAGCAGGACACCTGCACACGTCTGTCTGACAGGATTGATGAGGTGACCAAGTGGAAGGACAGTTTGCTAAAGTGTCTGGATGACGTAGACACAGAAATCAAGGCTCTGAGTATAGTAAGTCTGCTCAGCATTAATTTCAGCTTCCTGCACTTGGGCCCCTGATCAAGCAGAGGGTTTGTCCTGCTTTCTATTGCTGTGACCATGCGCTCCTCTGTGTTGCACAGGTGAAAGAGAGCACAGAAAAGGCTCTGGCAGCGACATCACTTCCTCTGGATGTGGCGATCGAGTGTCTGATGCTGCGCTAGGGTCGCCGTGGTAACGACCTGGTGAGAGACCCTGTGGAGGCGGAGCTACACAAAGAGGTGGAGGTGATTGACAGGGCCCGGAAGGTGCTGCAGCAGAAAATGAGCCAGGCCATTGAACAGCTCTGGTGAGGcctgacccctgacccctgagcctgaccctaaccctgaaaTCCATTCCTCAGGAATCCCGGGTCGGAATTGTGAAGCGAGAtcgtgttactcacagtgcaggctgtgctgatgtgaagggagcgcgtgttactcacagtgcaggctgtgctgatgtgaagggagcaCGTGTttctcacagtgcaggctgtgctgatgtgaagggagcgcgtgttactcacagtgcaggctgtgctgatgtgaagggagcgcgtgttactcacagtgcaggctgtgctgatgtgaagggagcgcgtgttactcacagtgcaggctgtgctgatgtgaagggagcgcgtgttactcacagtgcaggctgtgctgatgtgaagcgagcgcgtgttactcacagtgcaggctgtgctgatgtgaagggagcgtgtgttactcacagtgcaggctgtgctgatgggGGCTGAACTAACTGTTTTCTTTGCTCAGTTTACTGCAGGAGGTCTGGCAGCAGCTGACATTTGACCTGCGGCAGAAGAATGAGGCTTTGGATGTGGATCAAAGCTGCCTGTCACTCAACGTGAACTCTGCAGGTTTGTCTCTGAAACTGAGCCCCTCCCGTGTGCCTCCATGGTGAGTCGCTGCCCCCTGTCTGTctacacaaccctaaccctaaccctaaccctaaccctaaccctaaccctaaccctaagcctaagCCTAACCCAGAGGGACAGAGCTCCTTAAACCAGGTGAATGCAGCCCGTTTACTTTATCTATATCCTCGATATAGTTAATCGCTCTTTGTCGTCATGAAGGTTTCCTTCTTTAAAAACCGCCTTAGTGAAACCTTTACTTAAGAAATCGAATTTGGATAGTTCAGTTCTAAAtaattttagacctatttcaaaccttcctttcTAGCAAAGGTACTTGAAAAGTCGTTTTTGAACCAATTAATAGTTTCCttggaaataataacattttggggAAAGTTCAATCAGGATTTCACACTaaccatagcactgagactgcacttgtcaaagtggtaaatgatcTGCGTGTAAGTACAGATTCGaagtgtttatctgtactgatctttttagatctgagtgctgcctttgatactgtggatcacaagattttatttaattgtcgtagagaatgggtgggcctttctggtagtgtcctaaactggttcatatcctgtttaatgaacagacagtattttgttgccttaggagAATCTGCATCTGGACTAGCTGATATTACACGTGGTGTTCTGCAGGGCTCCATTCTTGCTCCCATGTTATTCTCTTTATTATTCGTAAACATGGGGTGAATATCCACAGCTATGCAGgtgacacacagatttatatatctgttaaaccaggtgacacaacagctatcaatgcccttttcaaatgcctagccgatattagaagctggatgtctcagaatttcttGCAGTTAAATTCCGATGAGACAGAGTCTTACTTTTAGGCTCTAATCAACAGCTGGACTCGACAAATATTGATCTAGGcatgctaaaatcaaatgtaaaatctgaagtgaaaaacctgagagttatttttgattctgcactttcctttaaatcacatataaaatacattactagagtgtccttctgtcctttaagaaacattgcaaaagttatTCTTATCCTTGGATGATGCAACGAAATTAGGACGTGCTTTTATTTTGTCTATGTTAGATTACTGTAACGCTTTATTctctggacttacaagtcatgcttTATCACGCAtacagctagtgcaaaatgctgctgctagaatgctaactagaaccaaacaaaagGCTCGCATTACGCCTGTGCTGGCATCATTGCaatggcttcctgtgcattacagaattgcttttaaaattgtattactagtttttaaagcactgaatggactatctccacaatatttaattgatatCAGCCCGaacgcactctgagatctgcagatgctggcCTCCAGTAtattccgagggtgaatggtAAGAGGATGGGatgaggctgctttctgttttaatgccccgacactctggaactccttacccctcagagattcaccttcaattgcaatcttcaaatgttgattaaaaacaTCCCTTTTTAATGTAGCTTCTCCATAACGTGTTTAAGTTTTATTCTGAGTTTTACtgttgattctgtttttaataactgttctcttttcttactgtttattattggttttttttctgtatgtaaagcactttgggggTCACCTTTATGTAGGGGTGCaggaagtgagaatgagagagacagctgcagtatccctttgctCTGTGCGCCTCCTCATACCGTGTGCTTTCCCCATAAAGCCCTTTGAAGCCATTTCTGTGTCTCAGCAGCACTAGCCTTGCTCACACACTCTTCTCAAAGGAGCTGGTTCTCAGAAGCTGCCTCGCTGAACGGCTGCCCGTTGTTTGTGTTGGGATCGGGCAAGTTAGTTTCAGTGTTGGTGCTCGCTCTCGCCTCTCTTGATTGATaagatgaagtgtgtgtgtgtgtgcgcgttctTGTCTGTGAGGATGACGATGTAATTTCAGTGTTTAATGCTCATCCCCTCAGAGTCTGTGTGTTCTTGTCTCTTGACAGGTCTGTGAGGTTGAGAAGGTCTCCACAGTCTGGAGTCTGGTCTCTGAGAAGCTCAACATACCTGTCAA contains:
- the LOC121304475 gene encoding ubiquitin-like protein 4A isoform X2 translates to MSQAIEQLCLLQEVWQQLTFDLRQKNEALDVDQSCLSLNVNSAGLSLKLSPSRVPPWSVRLRRSPQSGVWSLRSSTYLSINRDSSTKARRWQDYEQSLRLLSLDDMEQLATHMLHPEAVECMELSLLD
- the LOC121304475 gene encoding ubiquitin-like protein 4A isoform X1 codes for the protein MSQAIEQLCLLQEVWQQLTFDLRQKNEALDVDQSCLSLNVNSAGLSLKLSPSRVPPWSVRLRRSPQSGVWSLRSSTYLSINRDSSTKARRWQVGCTAQHSTQDYEQSLRLLSLDDMEQLATHMLHPEAVECMELSLLD